The genomic DNA ATATCATTCCGGCGGACGGTGAACCAAAATTGCTCGAAGTCAATACGACTCCCGGTATGACGGCAACCAGTTTTATCCCACAGCAGGTACGGGCTGCCGGTCTGGAGATGAAAGATGTGATGACAGATATTATAGAAAACGAGTTTAACTAATTGACAATGAACAATTGCCAATTGCCAATTATATGAGAAACGAATTGTCGATTGTCAGTTGTCCATTGTCCATTGTCAATTATAAAAATATGGAAGTTCCTATTAATGATTTTGACGATATCCGTCCGCTGAATAACGACGAGGTGAAAGACGCGATCGAATCGCTGATAGCCAACGAAGATTTTGAGCGGGCCTTTCGGTATATAAATCCGGATGTGAATTGGAAAGAGTTTTCAGAAACCATGCGTTCCTTCAAGACAAAGGAGGATTTCAAAGCGAAGTTGGCATATGAAGCGGTAATGATGGTGGCAAATAAAACCACTTTCTCACTGACGATTTCCGGTCGTAGCCGTTTGCCGAAGGACAAAAAGCCTTGTACCTTTATTTCTAATCACCGCGATATTGTATTGGATGCCTCTTTTTTGAACGTCATGCTGTATGATGTAGGGTATGGAATGACACAGGTTGCTATTGGTAATAACTTGTTGATCCGTCCGTGGATCGAAACGCTGGTTCGTTTGAACAATAGCTTCATCGTGAAACGCAATGTCCCGGTGCGCCAGATGTTGGAAGTGAGTAAAGTCCTTTCCGCTTATATCCGTCGTACGATCACGGAGACGAAAGAATCCATCTGGATCGCGCAACGTGAAGGTCGTGCCAAGGATTCGGATGACCGTACCCAGGGCAGTATCTTGAAGATGCTGAACATGAGTGGTGACAAGGATATCCTGTCAAACCTGATGGAATTGAATATTTTTCCGGTTGCAATCTCGTACGAGTTCGATCCGTGCGATTTCCTGAAAGCAAAGGAGTTTCAGCAGAAACGCGATGATCCGGACTTTGTGAAGAGCCAGCGTGACGACCTGTTGAGCATGGAAACCGGTATCCTGAATAACAAGGGACGTGTTCATTTCACCTTGACGTCGCCGATTAACGATCAGTTGGCGCAATTGGATCCGAATATGGAAAAGAATGAGTTGATCGCCGCTATCGCCTCCATTATCGATAAGGAGATTTACAAGCACTATCGTTTTTATCCTTGCAACTATGTTGCCTATGATATGCTGACAGGCACACGCCGTTTCAGCGAACACTATGGATTGAAAGATAAAAAGCAGTTTGAAGATTATCTGCAAGGTCAGTTGGATAAGATTGTATTACCGAACAAGGATGAAGCATTTTTGCGTACGAAAATCTTGGAAATGTATACGAATCCATTGAAGAATTTTTTTGCTAATCAGGAATAAGGTCAAACGTGTTTCATCACGATCTTTCAGGCCCGGATTTCACATCGTGTGATTCGGGCCTGAATTATTTCTGTTAGTAAGTTGGATTTTGTTTA from Parabacteroides merdae ATCC 43184 includes the following:
- a CDS encoding 1-acyl-sn-glycerol-3-phosphate acyltransferase, coding for MEVPINDFDDIRPLNNDEVKDAIESLIANEDFERAFRYINPDVNWKEFSETMRSFKTKEDFKAKLAYEAVMMVANKTTFSLTISGRSRLPKDKKPCTFISNHRDIVLDASFLNVMLYDVGYGMTQVAIGNNLLIRPWIETLVRLNNSFIVKRNVPVRQMLEVSKVLSAYIRRTITETKESIWIAQREGRAKDSDDRTQGSILKMLNMSGDKDILSNLMELNIFPVAISYEFDPCDFLKAKEFQQKRDDPDFVKSQRDDLLSMETGILNNKGRVHFTLTSPINDQLAQLDPNMEKNELIAAIASIIDKEIYKHYRFYPCNYVAYDMLTGTRRFSEHYGLKDKKQFEDYLQGQLDKIVLPNKDEAFLRTKILEMYTNPLKNFFANQE